The sequence below is a genomic window from Candidatus Binataceae bacterium.
AGTTGCTGCGCGACATAAACAACAGATTTAGCCCATGATCGGCAATTGATTCGCTCGAAGGCTTGCGTACGCGCAACCGTGCTTTGCCCCCGTTGCCGGGCCCTCCTGTTCGCCTACGAATGCGCCGCGAGTGCGGCCGAGAGAGGAAGCTTTTATGAGCAAAAGGATTACGATTGGGATATTGGCGCTGAGCGTCATGAGCTTGATCGCGTTGGGCGGACGCGGCGTGGCTCTGGCCGGCGACAAGACTTGCCCGCTGCAAATCAAGGGGATGCAGTGCGCGATGTGCGCGGGCGCAATCGAGGCCGCGCTGAAAGCCGTACCTGGCGTCAAAAGCGCAAAGGTCGATTACAGCTCGGCCCGCGCCGATGTCGTCGTGGACGATACGGTCCAGCCTGCCACTCTACTGGGCGCGGTTAAAAAGGCCGGCTTTGAGGCCGTTCCCCTGCCGGCGATGCCCCAAGCTCAGGCGAAGGATTCTTGCTGCAAGCGGTAGGAGACGAACTTGCGCACCGTCGATTCACTGCTAGAAAGCGAGGAAGCTCGCGTTCTCCAGATTCTTTACGATGACTGGATGGACCTTCTGCGCTGCACGACCATCGACCAAGCGATGGAGCGGGTGAGAGTGCCATTTTCTCATAAAAGGCGGCTGCGCATAGCCGATCTCTTGCGGCAGGATAAACGAGCCGCGGCGCTGATGCGGTGGGATCTGTCGGCATATGTACTCACCAATGATGAGAAGCTCTTCGCGCGCCTTATCCTGCGAGCCGCACCGTCTCTTGCGTTGATTCCCGATCCCGAGAGTCTTGGCACGGCCGCAATGGACTGGTCCCGTGGGGGTATTCCGCAAGCACTTGAGGCCCTTGAATGGGTTGGATTCTTGGAGCATGACACGGACGGCTACAAACTGGCTCCGGGCCAAGCCCGCGTAGTTAACGGCATCGGACTTAACTTCCATGAAGTGGTGCTGACCGACCGCGGCGAGCGCTTCAATACCAATTGTGCGACCGACTTCTTCATCATGACGCATCCGCCGACTCGCCAACGTGTATTGGAGCACCTCAGTTGCAAACACCTGCCGGAAATTACCGATGGGATAAGCAAAAAGATGACAGCGGCGATTCGTGCCGCCTCCGCCAGGGGACGGAGCCTTGCCCAAGCCAGCGATTATACGCGTGAGCGTGCCATCCTGAACGACGCCTGCGCGTGGACGCATGAACCCATCGGCATCGCCCTGGATTCCGGAGAATTGACCGAGGTTACGCCGGAGACAACGTGGTATCTGCGCGGCGGTGGCTGAGGAGTCAACAATCTCTTCCGGTCGGAAGAGGCCGCAAGCTGCTGGTTCCAACGGCATCCGCAGATTGTCGCGGCCGAGAGCGGGCTGGTCAGAAAACTGTTTGGCGCCCGGATTGGCTCAAACACCCCCTAACGCTTGTCCAAAACCCATTCCCACAAGCGGAGCGAGGAGAACAATGAAACAGGTACGAACCACAGGAATCATGCTTGCCGCAGCCGTCGGTCTGATGTTTGCGGCTCAGCCTGTTCTGGCGGCCGGCTCGGGTAGCACGGCGTCGCAAGCCAAGGTCAAGTGTGTAGGCGCCAATAGCTGCAAGGGGCAGAGCTCTTGTAAGACCGCGACCAGCGCCGGACCGGGCCAGAACTCTTGCAAGGGGCAAGGCTTTATCCTGACCTCGAATGCCAAGGAGTGTCGGGAAAAGGGCGGCCATCCCGAGTCGATGAAGATGTAGCTGAGGCCAACCCATAATGAGCCCGATGAGGATCTACCGCAGAGTCGGCTTCCAAAGCATGACGAGCAACGGTCTAAGGGTGACAATCTCCGTGATTGCTCCGCTTGCTATAGCCGCAACA
It includes:
- a CDS encoding heavy metal-associated domain-containing protein, whose product is MSKRITIGILALSVMSLIALGGRGVALAGDKTCPLQIKGMQCAMCAGAIEAALKAVPGVKSAKVDYSSARADVVVDDTVQPATLLGAVKKAGFEAVPLPAMPQAQAKDSCCKR